The Erythrolamprus reginae isolate rEryReg1 chromosome 5, rEryReg1.hap1, whole genome shotgun sequence genome window below encodes:
- the A4GNT gene encoding alpha-1,4-N-acetylglucosaminyltransferase, with protein sequence MTKVQMSLFIAFLFSFGIFYELSQEPDCFFFCNPISKHFLRPNDVMSQGRSIIFLETTDHLQPSPLVLCSVESAARVYPDRPIIFFMKGLDNYTFPDIKSSYPSLFFLSTMKNVFLFPLQEDVLFQDTPLLPWYLQVNTTKEKYWPYIISDALRLAVVWKYGGIYMDTDVISIRPIPVANFLAAQSSQFSSNGVFGFQHHHWFIRDCMSDFVLNYNGDIWGNQGPYLFTRILKKWCNLRNFENVEDHVCHNVSFLHPQRFYPIPYNTWTKYYEVWTTKPEFNHSYALHLWNFMNKKEKKNMTIGSNTLVENLFRTHCPSTYIFELQKTQLPEKKIN encoded by the exons ATGACAAAAGTCCAGATGTCCTTGTTTATCGCCTTTCTATTTTCATTTGGAATATTTTATGAACTGTCCCAAGAACCAGATTGCTTCTTTTTCTGCAATCCAATATCCAAACATTTCCTGAGGCCCAATGATGTCATGTCCCAAGGCAGAAGTATCATCTTTCTGGAGACAACTGATCATCTGCAACCTTCTCCACTTGTTTTATGTTCTGTAGAATCTGCTGCCAGAGTTTATCCAGACAGGCCCATCATTTTCTTTATGAAAGGACTGGACAACTACACATTTCCAGATATAAAGTCTTCTTACCCCTCACTTTTCTTCTTATCaactatgaagaatgttttcctttttcctcttcagGAAGATGTTTTATTCCAGGACACACCTTTATTGCCATGGTATCTTCAG gTCAATACTACAAAGGAGAAATATTGGCCCTATATTATTTCTGATGCACTCAGACTTGCAGTAGTGTGGAAATATGGTGGCATTTATATGGACACTGACGTTATTTCAATCAGACCTATCCCAGTGGCTAATTTTTTGGCAGCTCAGTCTTCCCAGTTCTCCAGCAATGGGGTCTTTGGTTTTCAGCATCATCACTGGTTCATCAGGGATTGCATGAGTGATTTTGTTCTTAATTACAATGGAGACATCTGGGGAAATCAGGGACCTTACTTATTTACAAGAATACTAAAGAAATGGTGCAATCTTAGAAATTTTGAGAATGTGGAAGACCACGTATGCCACAATGTTTCCTTTTTGCACCCTCAACGTTTCTATCCTATTCCTTATAATACATGGACTAAGTATTATGAAGTATGGACCACAAAGCCGGAGTTCAATCATTCCTATGCTTTGCACTTATGGAACTTCAtgaacaagaaagagaaaaagaatatgACCATCGGAAGCAACACACTTGTGGAAAACCTGTTCAGAACACATTGTCCTAGTACATATATATTTGAGTTGCAAAAGACACAGTTGCctgaaaagaaaattaattaa